In a single window of the Nicotiana tomentosiformis chromosome 8, ASM39032v3, whole genome shotgun sequence genome:
- the LOC138897096 gene encoding uncharacterized protein, with product MTAIFHDMMHQEIEVFVDYVIINSRMQEGHVRDLRKFFERLRRMDSLKYIFQKSMPTGRLAKWQILLTEFDIVYVTRTAMKAQALADHLAENPIDDEYRPLSTYFLDEEVNLVEVVPENTNAWKIFFDGAVNAKGVGIRAILISPTWQHYPATTRLRFFYKNNTAEYEACIMGMNMAVDLDAKELLIMGDSDLIIRQAQGEWKTRAIKLIPYMKHVEDLSKRFKSAELKYIPRFHNELADALATLASMLPYPDNAYIDPLEIQIRERHGYCNAIKMEPDVQPWYHDIKRFLKIKAYPELAELSEGSPAISF from the exons ATGACTGccatcttccatgacatgatgcatcaGGAGATTGAGGTATTTGTGGATTATGTGATCATTAACTCCAGAATGCAAGAAGGCCATGTGCGAGATCTGAGAAAATTCTTTGAGCGTCTGCGCAG GATGGATTCTTTGAAGTATATATTCCAGAAGTCAATGCCCACTGGaaggttagcaaaatggcagatcCTACTCACCGAGTTTGACAttgtctatgtcactcgcacggCAATGAAAGCCCAAGCCTTGGCGGATCATCTAGCTGAGAACCCGATCGATGATGAATATCGACCCCTAAGCACTTACTTTCTAGACGAGGAAGTAAATTTGGTTGAAGTAGTTCCAGAGAATACCAATGcctggaaaatattttttgatgggGCTGTAAATGCAAAAGGTGTCGGGATCAGAGCAATTCTGATTTCACCCACATGGCAGCATTATCCGGCCACAACCCGACTTCGGTTCTTCTATAAAAACAACACTGCCGAGTATGAAGCCTGCATAATGGGCATGAATATGGCAGTTGATCTGGATGCAAAGGAATTATTAATCATGGGGGATTCTGATTTAATCattcggcaagcccaaggtgagTGGAAAACTCGAGCCATCAAACTCATACCGTACATGAAACATGTGGAAGATCTTAGCAAACGGTTCAAGTCCGCCGAGCTCAAGTATATTCCTCGATTTCATAATGAGCTAGCTGATGCACTAGCTACTTTGGCCTCAATGCTTCCGTACCCGGATAATGCTTATATTGACCCGCTGGAAATCCAAATTCGAGAAAGGCATGGTTACTGTAACGCAATTAAAATGGAGCCAGATGTtcaaccatggtatcatgatatcaaaaggttTTTGAAAATAAAAGCATATCCCGAGCTGGCAGAACTATCAGAAGGATCGCCAGCAATTTCTTTTTGA